The proteins below come from a single Gemmatimonadota bacterium genomic window:
- a CDS encoding CoA transferase, which produces MLPFAGLRVVAVEQAVSAPFCTRQFADLGAEVIKVERPGDGDFARGYDGALNGISAYFAWLNRGKQSVVLDLKSNEGIAALHALVQGADVFVHNLAPGAIERLGLGYDVLAAELPRLVWVAISGYGPDGPYRDKKAYDMLIQAESGVVSMTGTPDEPVKVGISIADIGAGMYAYSSALAALYRRERTGKGERIDISMFECMTEWMMPPLYTYLGTGGAPGRAGLRHNMIVPYGAYPCADGQVLFAIQSDPEFRRFCEHVLLDAALADHPDYAVPAARLANRVVLERQIVSAFAALPVTEVVARLERGGIANAVVNDVPAVADHAQLVARARWTTVSTAAGDIPALLPPHNLASVRPVMGRVPSLGEHAPIDRRASPVPRPVHDENAPPPPP; this is translated from the coding sequence GTGCTCCCGTTCGCCGGGCTGCGCGTCGTCGCCGTGGAGCAGGCGGTCAGCGCCCCGTTCTGCACGCGACAGTTTGCCGACCTCGGCGCCGAGGTCATCAAGGTCGAACGCCCGGGCGATGGCGACTTCGCCCGCGGTTACGATGGGGCGCTCAACGGGATCTCGGCGTACTTCGCCTGGCTCAACCGCGGCAAGCAGAGCGTGGTGCTCGACCTCAAGTCGAACGAGGGGATCGCGGCGCTGCACGCGCTCGTGCAGGGGGCCGACGTCTTCGTGCACAACCTTGCCCCGGGAGCCATCGAGCGGTTGGGGCTGGGATATGACGTGCTCGCCGCCGAGCTCCCGCGCCTCGTGTGGGTCGCGATCTCGGGGTACGGCCCCGATGGCCCGTATCGCGACAAGAAGGCGTATGACATGCTCATCCAGGCCGAGTCGGGGGTCGTCTCGATGACGGGGACGCCTGACGAGCCGGTCAAGGTGGGGATCAGCATCGCCGACATCGGGGCGGGGATGTACGCGTACTCGAGCGCGCTGGCCGCGCTGTACCGGCGCGAGCGCACGGGGAAGGGCGAGCGCATCGACATCTCGATGTTCGAGTGCATGACCGAGTGGATGATGCCGCCGCTCTACACCTACCTCGGGACCGGCGGCGCCCCGGGACGCGCCGGGCTCCGGCACAACATGATCGTCCCCTATGGGGCGTATCCCTGTGCCGATGGACAGGTGCTCTTCGCCATCCAGAGCGACCCGGAGTTTCGCCGCTTCTGCGAACACGTGCTGCTCGATGCGGCGCTGGCCGATCATCCTGACTACGCCGTGCCCGCGGCTCGACTGGCCAATCGTGTGGTACTCGAACGGCAGATCGTCTCGGCGTTCGCGGCGCTTCCGGTTACCGAGGTCGTCGCACGTCTCGAACGCGGCGGAATCGCCAACGCGGTGGTGAACGACGTCCCCGCGGTCGCCGACCATGCCCAGCTGGTGGCGCGCGCGCGGTGGACCACGGTCAGTACCGCCGCCGGCGACATTCCTGCCTTGCTGCCGCCGCACAACCTGGCGTCGGTCCGTCCGGTGATGGGACGCGTGCCGTCGTTAGGCGAGCACGCCCCGATCGACCGGCGTGCGTCGCCTGTGCCGCGCCCGGTCCACGACGAGAACGCCCCCCCGCCCCCGCCCTGA
- a CDS encoding CoA ester lyase, with translation MRPNPSRLARSMLFVPASRPEMVAKAARSDADAVCLDLEDAVAPEQKEASRALVVQALTTLDFGHRTRMVRVNALDTMYTYRDVIDVVEGAGQHLDLIMLPKASGAGDVQFVDRLLTQVEARTGLRERIGIEAQIETALGFLHLREIASASPRLEGLIFGMGDYAASMHMPLANIGAEDEHDAAYGAHRWHAVMHGIVAAARAYGLRCMDGPLASYKDPEALARACGVARAMGFDGKQCIHPLQLAAVNAAFSPSPRDLAWAHDVVARYEASVAAGRGAVGSDGIMIDAANLRMAQTTLRADAAQRAGRAPRPNPSGTAP, from the coding sequence ATGCGCCCCAACCCATCGCGCCTCGCGCGCAGCATGTTGTTTGTCCCGGCGTCTCGGCCGGAGATGGTGGCCAAGGCGGCCCGCAGCGACGCTGACGCCGTCTGTCTCGATCTCGAGGACGCGGTGGCCCCGGAGCAGAAGGAGGCGAGCCGCGCCCTCGTGGTGCAAGCGCTCACGACGCTCGACTTCGGGCATCGGACGCGCATGGTACGCGTCAACGCGCTCGACACGATGTACACCTATCGCGACGTGATCGACGTGGTGGAAGGGGCGGGGCAGCACCTCGACCTCATCATGCTCCCCAAGGCCTCGGGGGCGGGGGACGTGCAGTTCGTCGATCGTCTGCTGACGCAGGTCGAGGCACGCACCGGGCTCCGGGAGCGCATCGGGATCGAGGCGCAGATCGAGACGGCGCTCGGCTTCTTGCACCTGCGCGAGATCGCGAGCGCCTCGCCGCGGCTGGAGGGATTGATCTTCGGGATGGGGGACTACGCGGCCTCGATGCACATGCCGCTGGCCAACATCGGGGCGGAGGACGAGCACGACGCGGCGTACGGCGCCCATCGCTGGCACGCGGTGATGCACGGGATCGTGGCGGCGGCGCGCGCGTACGGGTTGCGCTGCATGGACGGCCCGCTCGCCAGCTACAAGGATCCCGAGGCGCTGGCGCGGGCCTGTGGCGTCGCGCGTGCCATGGGATTCGACGGCAAGCAGTGCATCCATCCGCTGCAGCTGGCGGCGGTGAATGCGGCCTTCTCGCCGTCGCCCCGCGACCTGGCGTGGGCGCACGACGTGGTGGCGCGCTACGAGGCGTCCGTCGCGGCCGGGCGCGGCGCGGTGGGGAGCGACGGCATCATGATCGACGCGGCCAACCTGCGCATGGCGCAGACGACGCTGCGCGCCGACGCGGCGCAACGCGCGGGGCGTGCGCCCCGCCCCAACCCTTCAGGGACGGCACCATGA
- a CDS encoding acyl-CoA/acyl-ACP dehydrogenase has product MSDINPRATEHVEIREAVRAACAPFDSRYWQRVEREHGYPQEFVQALTRAGWLSALIPEEYGGSGLTLTQASVILEEINRAGANSGACHAQMYIMGTVLRHGSPEQKGRYLPAIAAGELRLQSFAVTEPATGTDTTKTRTVAERRGDRYLVNGQKVWISRIQHSDLMLLLARTTPLEQVTRRTQGLSVFLVDLRGAEQRGLRVRPIDNMVNHETNELFFEDFEVPAENLIGTEGDGFRYILDGMNAERVLIAAECIGDGFWFIDKARRYAGERVVFDRPIGQNQGIQFPLAQAYARVRAADLMRYEGARLFDAGLPCGAEANMAKLLAADASWEAANVCLQTHGGFGFAAEYDVERKFRETRLYQVAPVSTNLILSYIGEHVLGLPRSF; this is encoded by the coding sequence ATGAGCGACATCAATCCCCGCGCTACCGAGCACGTCGAGATTCGCGAAGCCGTGCGCGCCGCCTGCGCCCCGTTCGACTCGCGCTACTGGCAGCGCGTCGAGCGCGAACACGGCTACCCTCAGGAGTTCGTGCAGGCGCTCACGCGCGCCGGCTGGCTGTCGGCCCTCATCCCCGAGGAGTACGGCGGTAGCGGGCTCACGCTCACGCAGGCGTCGGTCATTCTCGAGGAGATCAATCGCGCCGGCGCCAATTCCGGAGCCTGTCACGCGCAGATGTACATCATGGGGACCGTGCTGCGGCACGGCTCGCCCGAGCAGAAGGGGCGCTACCTCCCCGCCATTGCGGCTGGCGAGCTGCGCTTGCAGTCGTTCGCCGTCACCGAGCCGGCCACCGGGACCGACACGACGAAGACGCGCACCGTTGCCGAGCGGCGCGGCGACCGCTACTTGGTCAACGGGCAGAAGGTCTGGATCTCGCGCATACAGCACTCCGACCTCATGCTCCTCCTCGCGCGCACGACGCCGCTGGAGCAGGTCACCCGGCGCACGCAGGGGCTGTCGGTCTTCCTCGTCGACCTGCGCGGGGCCGAGCAACGCGGGCTGCGCGTGCGCCCGATCGACAACATGGTCAACCACGAGACCAACGAACTCTTCTTCGAGGACTTCGAGGTCCCGGCCGAGAACCTGATCGGGACCGAGGGCGACGGCTTTCGCTACATCCTCGACGGGATGAACGCCGAGCGCGTGCTCATCGCGGCCGAGTGCATCGGCGACGGCTTCTGGTTCATCGACAAGGCGCGTCGATACGCCGGCGAGCGTGTCGTGTTCGATCGGCCGATTGGGCAGAACCAGGGGATCCAGTTTCCGCTGGCGCAGGCGTACGCACGCGTGCGCGCGGCCGACCTGATGCGCTACGAGGGGGCGCGCCTCTTCGACGCTGGCCTCCCCTGCGGGGCCGAGGCCAACATGGCCAAGCTCCTGGCCGCCGATGCCTCATGGGAGGCGGCGAACGTCTGCCTGCAGACACACGGAGGGTTCGGCTTTGCCGCCGAGTACGACGTGGAGCGCAAGTTCCGCGAGACGCGGCTGTACCAGGTGGCACCGGTGTCGACCAACTTGATCCTCTCGTACATCGGGGAGCACGTGCTGGGGCTCCCCCGCTCCTTCTAG
- a CDS encoding MmgE/PrpD family protein, whose protein sequence is MTPRPASRLLADFCASARFRDLPTVVVDEAHRAILDWLGSAMSGALEPPAQMAREVVRQLGASRDATVFAGARSSAAGAALANGVASHILELDDVHKGSTLHAAAPVIPAALSVAEREHASGEDFLLAVALGYEAALRVGEAVNPSHYRYWHPTGTAATFGAAVAAGSLVRLSPAQMLDALGSAGTQASGLWEFNADGAMSKALHPGKAAMNGVLAADLARVGFTGATRILEGERGFFRATTTDFDASRVTEALGSHWKLPENCYKLHSCCGHTHTAIDVSLEHRAECGWRGDEALGALERVEVETYEQGHAIVKQHDPTTPYQAKFSLAYCVAAALVDGAVGLEQFAAERFGPAGVGHAAVAALLPRIEIRVVPDITARYPAEWGTRITYVHRDGTRRTRAAAFPRGNPENPVSTAALADKLRALVTPRYDAATAERAVTTVLALASVPDMSILFAALAPARAAGEVVHP, encoded by the coding sequence ATGACCCCACGGCCCGCCTCACGCCTCCTCGCCGACTTCTGCGCGAGCGCCCGCTTCCGCGACCTTCCGACGGTGGTGGTAGACGAGGCGCATCGCGCCATCCTCGACTGGCTGGGATCGGCGATGAGCGGCGCCCTGGAGCCGCCCGCGCAGATGGCGAGGGAAGTCGTTAGGCAGCTGGGGGCGTCGCGCGATGCCACGGTGTTCGCGGGGGCGCGCAGTTCGGCCGCCGGTGCGGCGCTGGCTAATGGCGTCGCCTCGCACATCCTCGAACTCGACGACGTGCACAAGGGCTCGACGTTGCACGCGGCGGCGCCGGTGATCCCCGCGGCGCTCTCCGTGGCCGAGCGCGAGCACGCCTCGGGGGAGGACTTCCTCCTGGCGGTGGCGCTCGGATACGAGGCCGCACTGCGCGTGGGAGAGGCGGTGAACCCCTCGCATTATCGCTACTGGCACCCCACGGGGACGGCGGCCACCTTCGGCGCCGCGGTGGCGGCCGGGTCGCTCGTCCGGCTCTCCCCCGCGCAGATGCTCGACGCGCTGGGGAGTGCCGGGACGCAAGCGAGCGGATTGTGGGAGTTCAACGCCGACGGGGCAATGAGCAAGGCGCTGCACCCGGGCAAGGCGGCGATGAACGGCGTGCTGGCCGCCGACCTCGCCCGCGTCGGCTTCACCGGGGCGACGCGAATCCTGGAGGGGGAGCGCGGCTTCTTTCGCGCCACCACGACGGACTTCGACGCCAGCCGCGTGACCGAAGCGTTAGGCTCGCACTGGAAGCTTCCCGAGAACTGCTACAAGCTCCACTCGTGCTGCGGCCACACGCACACGGCCATCGACGTGTCGCTCGAGCATCGTGCCGAGTGCGGCTGGCGGGGCGACGAGGCGCTCGGGGCGCTCGAGCGGGTGGAGGTCGAGACGTACGAGCAGGGGCATGCCATCGTGAAGCAGCACGATCCCACGACGCCCTACCAGGCGAAGTTCTCGCTCGCGTACTGCGTGGCGGCGGCGCTGGTGGACGGCGCGGTGGGGCTCGAGCAGTTTGCCGCCGAGCGATTCGGCCCCGCGGGGGTGGGGCATGCCGCGGTCGCCGCGCTCTTGCCGCGCATCGAGATCCGCGTCGTCCCCGACATCACGGCGCGCTATCCGGCCGAATGGGGGACCCGCATCACCTACGTACACCGCGACGGGACGCGCCGCACGCGCGCCGCCGCCTTCCCGCGCGGCAATCCCGAGAATCCCGTGTCCACCGCGGCACTCGCCGACAAGCTCCGCGCCTTGGTTACCCCACGCTACGACGCCGCCACTGCGGAGCGCGCGGTGACCACGGTCCTGGCTCTCGCCAGCGTGCCCGACATGTCGATCCTCTTCGCCGCACTCGCCCCGGCGCGTGCCGCGGGCGAGGTTGTGCACCCATGA
- a CDS encoding VOC family protein has translation MIQAANHSSSETITPFLWFNDQAEEAMQLYTSLFKHSRIVAVNRAGDRVMSGTFVMDGRTYHAFNGGPHFQFNEAISLMITCDTQEEIDRYWNALTADGGQESRCGWLKDRFGLSWQVVPRILLPLLQHPDRDKAMRVQQAMLGMKKLDIEGLEGA, from the coding sequence ATGATCCAGGCGGCGAACCACAGCAGTTCCGAGACGATTACCCCGTTTCTCTGGTTCAACGACCAGGCCGAGGAGGCGATGCAGCTGTACACGTCGCTCTTCAAGCACTCTCGTATCGTCGCCGTCAATCGTGCGGGCGATCGCGTCATGTCGGGGACCTTCGTCATGGACGGGCGCACCTACCACGCCTTCAACGGCGGGCCGCACTTCCAGTTCAACGAGGCGATCTCGCTGATGATCACCTGCGATACGCAGGAGGAGATCGACCGCTACTGGAACGCGCTCACGGCCGATGGCGGCCAGGAGAGTCGTTGCGGCTGGCTCAAGGACCGGTTCGGGCTGTCGTGGCAGGTCGTGCCGCGCATCCTGCTCCCGCTGCTGCAGCACCCCGATCGTGACAAGGCGATGCGTGTGCAGCAGGCGATGCTGGGGATGAAGAAGCTCGACATCGAGGGGCTGGAGGGGGCGTAG
- a CDS encoding DUF305 domain-containing protein, whose product MRFTTHVLTLSLGALALTSACARSRPAAALSRMGPEAAKDRARADSLRYPYTKGDIDFMSGMIHHHAQAILISKWAPTHGASAAVIRLTERIINAQRDEINLMQTWLRDRNQEAPVADTAGAAMQHAGMSHEAMQHGAHAMSMPGMLTDAQLKSLDAARGPEFDRLFLTYMIDHHRGAVTMVKTLFANRGAGQDETIFKFAADVEVDQSTEIRRMLQMLIELP is encoded by the coding sequence ATGAGATTCACCACCCACGTCCTGACCCTCTCCCTCGGCGCGCTCGCCTTGACCTCGGCGTGCGCCCGTTCACGTCCCGCGGCGGCGCTGTCGCGCATGGGGCCGGAGGCAGCGAAGGACCGCGCGCGGGCCGATTCGCTCCGCTACCCGTACACGAAGGGCGACATCGACTTCATGTCGGGGATGATCCATCACCACGCGCAGGCGATTCTCATCTCCAAGTGGGCGCCTACGCACGGCGCGAGTGCGGCGGTCATCCGCCTCACCGAGCGCATCATCAACGCGCAGCGCGACGAGATCAACCTCATGCAGACGTGGCTGCGCGATCGCAACCAGGAGGCGCCGGTCGCCGACACGGCAGGCGCGGCGATGCAGCACGCGGGGATGAGCCACGAGGCCATGCAGCATGGCGCGCATGCGATGTCGATGCCCGGAATGCTGACCGATGCACAGCTCAAGTCGCTCGACGCGGCGCGTGGCCCGGAGTTCGACCGGCTCTTCCTCACGTACATGATCGATCATCACCGTGGCGCTGTGACGATGGTCAAGACGCTCTTCGCCAATCGTGGCGCGGGGCAGGACGAGACGATCTTCAAGTTCGCGGCCGATGTCGAGGTGGATCAGTCGACCGAGATCCGCCGCATGCTCCAGATGTTGATCGAACTTCCGTAG
- a CDS encoding peptidylprolyl isomerase, which produces MISALAPARASARTPRPLRGATTVALASLVGLVLAALPARDAAAQAKPAAPLSAAQRRAMLATPTHPFWRTKAPDTVALDMETSRGTMTIELIREWAPNGVDRFYNLARAGFFDDSRFYRVLPFYIAQFGHPASPSVGATWRERKIRPDSVRSSNVRGTITYAQFTPRDRSTTLFINLNENVSLDSSGFAPIGRVIAGMESADSLYSGYGEIPASPAPMGNPRRFYGESNRFLDKTYPKLDRIISVRVRADSAATP; this is translated from the coding sequence ATGATCTCCGCCCTCGCTCCCGCTCGCGCCTCGGCGCGCACTCCCCGCCCCCTCCGTGGCGCCACGACCGTCGCCCTGGCATCGCTCGTGGGCCTCGTCCTCGCCGCCCTTCCGGCGCGCGACGCGGCTGCCCAGGCCAAGCCGGCGGCACCACTCTCCGCGGCCCAGCGCCGCGCGATGCTGGCCACACCCACGCATCCGTTCTGGCGGACCAAGGCCCCCGACACAGTCGCCCTCGACATGGAGACCTCGCGCGGTACGATGACGATCGAGCTCATCCGCGAGTGGGCCCCCAACGGTGTGGATCGTTTCTACAACCTCGCGCGCGCCGGCTTCTTCGACGACTCGCGCTTCTATCGCGTCCTTCCCTTCTACATCGCCCAGTTCGGCCACCCGGCCAGCCCCTCGGTGGGGGCGACGTGGCGCGAGCGGAAGATCCGCCCGGACTCAGTGCGATCGAGCAACGTGCGTGGGACGATCACGTACGCGCAGTTCACCCCCCGCGACCGGTCGACCACGCTGTTCATCAACCTCAACGAGAACGTCTCGCTCGACTCCTCAGGCTTTGCCCCCATTGGCCGAGTGATCGCGGGGATGGAGAGCGCCGACAGCCTCTATTCAGGCTACGGTGAGATCCCGGCATCGCCGGCCCCGATGGGGAATCCGCGCCGTTTCTACGGCGAGTCGAACCGCTTCCTCGACAAGACGTATCCCAAGCTCGACCGGATCATCTCGGTCAGGGTGCGCGCGGATTCCGCGGCGACGCCCTAA
- a CDS encoding cation-transporting P-type ATPase — protein sequence MDETTRALQLDVATGLSAADAAARLARDGPNALPEAAQRSALLMVLHQFKSLIVVLLLVAGAVALVMGDVIEAVAILVVIALNAAIGFVTEWKAASAIDGLRRRLVAVAHVRRDGVEHEVPAATLAIGDVVLLAAGDRVPADGRVVEAVRLQVDESTLTGESLPVAKSTKAVASEATALGDRRSMVHTGTGVTDGRGVFVVTATGPRTELGQIGALIDDMGAKGTPLEAKLRQLSRALLVVVLVLCVVIILMGWIRGHALLFMVEVGISLAIAAVPEGLLAVTTMTLAIGMQRMARMHALVRRLPAVESLGSTTVICTDKTGTLTRNEMTVRILVVAGRRLAVTGAGYGIAGRLEEGGAPLDVASGAAHDEPVRLALRIGALCNDASINRAGAEPVVVGDPTEAALIVAAAKAGMEHAALEGAYPRLREIPFDSRNKRMVTVHRAPDGRTFAYAKGAPSALLDASGRVLDATGVVPMTPARRAQVVATNDALAGEALRVLALAYRELPEPFSDDDLTRDLTFVGVVGMMDPLRDEARATIALCRTAGIRAIMITGDQLVTASEIARQLGLDTDGAGHALRTLHERDLTGLDAEGWKAAVTGTAVFARVSPQHKLQIVEALQQQGEVVAMTGDGVNDAPALRKADIGIAMGIRGTEVAKDSSDMIITDDNFATIVGAVEQGRVIVENILRFIHYLFSCNFAEILTVFVAIMIGWPLPIGVLQILWLNLVTDIFPAMALALEPSAQDVMRRPPRDPSAPLMTPRFGWLIVWQGGVLATCTLAAFGFGLRAYGVEGDGLRHAVTIAFMALALAQVAHVFNARSTTRSMFSTGGAANRWLWGATLLCLGLQLSAVAVPLLRRVLRTTPLTLSDWGVVLAAALTPVVVVELVKGGARWRNR from the coding sequence GTGGACGAGACCACACGTGCGTTGCAGCTGGATGTGGCGACCGGCCTGTCGGCCGCTGACGCGGCGGCGCGACTGGCACGCGACGGCCCGAACGCGCTCCCCGAGGCGGCGCAGCGCTCGGCCCTCCTGATGGTGCTGCACCAGTTCAAGAGCCTGATCGTGGTGCTGTTGCTGGTCGCTGGAGCGGTGGCGCTGGTGATGGGGGACGTGATCGAGGCGGTGGCGATCCTGGTGGTCATCGCGCTCAACGCGGCGATCGGTTTCGTCACGGAGTGGAAGGCGGCAAGCGCGATCGACGGCCTGCGGCGGCGCCTGGTCGCGGTCGCCCACGTGCGGCGCGACGGTGTGGAGCATGAGGTCCCGGCTGCCACCCTCGCGATAGGCGATGTCGTGCTCCTCGCCGCCGGCGATCGCGTCCCGGCCGATGGCCGCGTGGTCGAAGCGGTGCGGCTGCAGGTGGACGAGTCGACGCTGACGGGGGAATCGCTCCCGGTGGCGAAGTCCACGAAGGCGGTCGCCTCGGAGGCGACCGCGTTAGGCGATCGCCGCAGCATGGTGCACACGGGGACAGGGGTGACCGACGGGCGCGGCGTCTTTGTGGTGACGGCGACCGGTCCCCGGACCGAGCTGGGGCAGATCGGCGCCCTCATCGACGACATGGGCGCCAAGGGGACGCCGCTGGAGGCCAAGCTGCGGCAGCTGAGCCGCGCGCTGCTCGTCGTCGTGCTGGTGCTGTGCGTCGTCATCATCCTGATGGGGTGGATTCGCGGCCACGCGCTCCTGTTCATGGTGGAGGTTGGGATCTCGCTGGCCATCGCGGCGGTCCCCGAAGGGTTGCTGGCGGTGACGACGATGACGCTCGCCATCGGGATGCAGCGCATGGCGCGCATGCACGCGCTGGTCCGGCGGCTGCCGGCCGTGGAGTCGTTAGGCTCGACGACGGTGATCTGCACCGACAAGACGGGGACCCTGACGCGCAACGAGATGACCGTGCGCATCCTGGTCGTCGCGGGACGGCGGCTGGCGGTCACAGGCGCCGGCTACGGCATTGCGGGTCGCCTGGAAGAAGGGGGGGCGCCGCTCGATGTGGCGTCGGGCGCGGCGCACGACGAACCCGTACGGCTGGCGCTGCGTATCGGCGCCCTGTGCAACGACGCGTCGATCAACCGCGCCGGCGCCGAGCCGGTGGTGGTGGGCGATCCGACCGAGGCGGCGCTGATCGTCGCGGCGGCCAAGGCGGGGATGGAGCATGCGGCGCTCGAAGGCGCGTATCCTCGCCTGCGCGAGATCCCGTTCGACAGCCGCAACAAGCGCATGGTCACCGTCCACCGCGCCCCCGATGGACGAACGTTCGCCTACGCGAAGGGGGCGCCGTCGGCGCTGCTCGACGCGAGCGGCCGCGTGCTCGACGCGACCGGCGTCGTCCCCATGACGCCGGCGCGGCGTGCGCAGGTCGTCGCCACGAACGATGCGCTGGCGGGTGAGGCGTTGCGCGTCCTCGCCCTCGCCTACCGCGAGCTCCCCGAGCCCTTCAGCGATGACGACCTCACGCGCGACCTCACCTTCGTGGGCGTCGTCGGGATGATGGATCCGCTGCGCGACGAGGCCCGGGCGACAATCGCGCTGTGCCGCACCGCCGGGATTCGCGCCATCATGATCACCGGTGACCAGCTGGTGACGGCGAGCGAGATCGCGCGGCAGCTCGGTCTCGACACGGACGGCGCGGGGCACGCGCTGCGCACGCTGCACGAACGCGACCTGACGGGGCTCGACGCCGAGGGGTGGAAGGCCGCGGTGACCGGGACGGCGGTTTTCGCGCGCGTGTCACCGCAGCATAAGCTGCAGATCGTCGAGGCGCTGCAGCAGCAGGGCGAGGTGGTCGCGATGACGGGAGACGGCGTCAACGACGCGCCGGCCCTGCGAAAGGCCGACATCGGGATCGCGATGGGGATTCGCGGGACCGAGGTGGCGAAGGATTCGTCGGACATGATCATCACCGACGACAACTTCGCGACGATCGTGGGCGCCGTGGAGCAGGGGCGCGTGATCGTCGAGAACATCCTGCGCTTCATCCACTACCTGTTCTCGTGCAACTTCGCCGAGATCCTGACGGTCTTCGTGGCCATCATGATCGGGTGGCCGCTCCCCATCGGCGTCCTGCAGATCCTCTGGCTCAACCTCGTGACCGACATCTTTCCGGCCATGGCGCTGGCGCTCGAACCGTCGGCGCAGGATGTGATGCGCCGCCCCCCGCGCGACCCATCGGCGCCGCTCATGACGCCGCGCTTCGGGTGGCTCATCGTGTGGCAGGGGGGCGTCCTGGCGACGTGCACGCTGGCCGCCTTCGGATTCGGGCTGCGCGCGTACGGGGTGGAGGGCGACGGATTGCGCCACGCCGTGACGATCGCCTTCATGGCCCTTGCCCTGGCGCAGGTGGCGCACGTGTTCAATGCGCGCTCCACGACGCGCTCGATGTTCTCGACCGGGGGGGCGGCCAACCGGTGGTTGTGGGGAGCGACGCTCCTCTGCCTCGGGTTGCAGCTGTCGGCGGTGGCCGTGCCCCTGCTGCGCCGCGTGCTGCGCACCACGCCTCTCACGCTCAGCGACTGGGGCGTCGTGCTCGCGGCGGCGCTGACGCCCGTCGTTGTGGTCGAACTCGTGAAAGGCGGGGCACGGTGGCGGAACCGATGA
- a CDS encoding aminotransferase class V-fold PLP-dependent enzyme, which produces MTDHLPRRDFFARLAATSFAAGFAPSLAGLPSLERLTGSGDRFTLPAADDDAAIFAAARTRFLFPTSVTYCNTGTLGAIPRDVMDVVVQGMQRLEAELPDWPYFQADGEPLTGYQQLAEFRAEAGAFINAPVEEIAFTQNATMGMSFLANGCELAAGDEVLTTDQEHSGGIGGFRLRAKRHGVVVKELPLASALDQGPEGIVKLFADAVTPRTKVVMFSHITSGRGVVMPARELCALAHAHGALAIVDGAQAVGQIRVDVKALDCDAYAASPHKWLLAPKGTGILYIKRDVQPRIWNTLASGEIDDSAKGAFRFMQYGTGSPAVIWGLRAALQFMNTLGIDRVARWDAMLTARLRAGLAAMPHVKMVSPNDPRLAAGITTFGIRGQNGRALQDALWAKRIRVRSQGEPGVRLSAHLYVSPADVDRVLEVVAGMKG; this is translated from the coding sequence ATGACCGACCACCTCCCCCGCCGCGACTTCTTCGCGCGCCTCGCGGCCACCAGCTTCGCCGCCGGCTTCGCGCCGTCGCTTGCCGGGCTCCCGTCGCTCGAGCGCCTGACGGGGTCGGGGGACCGCTTCACGCTCCCCGCCGCCGATGACGACGCCGCCATCTTTGCCGCGGCGCGCACGCGCTTCCTCTTCCCCACCAGCGTCACCTACTGCAACACCGGGACGTTAGGCGCCATCCCGCGCGACGTGATGGACGTGGTCGTGCAGGGGATGCAGCGCCTGGAGGCCGAGCTGCCCGACTGGCCGTATTTCCAGGCCGACGGCGAACCGCTCACCGGCTACCAGCAGCTCGCCGAGTTCAGGGCCGAAGCCGGCGCGTTCATCAATGCGCCGGTCGAGGAGATCGCCTTCACGCAGAACGCGACCATGGGGATGAGCTTCCTCGCCAATGGCTGCGAGCTTGCGGCTGGCGACGAAGTGCTGACGACCGACCAGGAGCACAGCGGGGGGATCGGCGGCTTTCGCCTGCGGGCCAAGCGGCACGGTGTCGTGGTGAAGGAGCTGCCGCTGGCGAGCGCCCTCGACCAGGGGCCGGAGGGGATCGTCAAGCTCTTTGCCGACGCCGTCACGCCGCGCACCAAGGTCGTGATGTTCAGCCACATCACATCGGGACGCGGCGTCGTGATGCCGGCACGGGAGCTCTGCGCCCTGGCCCACGCGCACGGCGCACTCGCCATCGTCGACGGGGCGCAGGCGGTGGGACAGATTCGCGTCGACGTGAAGGCGCTCGACTGCGATGCCTACGCGGCCAGCCCGCACAAGTGGCTCCTCGCCCCCAAGGGCACCGGGATCCTGTACATCAAGCGCGACGTGCAGCCGCGCATCTGGAACACGCTGGCCAGCGGCGAGATCGACGACAGCGCGAAAGGGGCGTTCCGCTTCATGCAGTACGGCACCGGGAGCCCGGCGGTCATCTGGGGGCTGCGGGCGGCGCTGCAGTTCATGAACACGCTCGGGATCGATCGCGTGGCCCGCTGGGATGCGATGCTCACCGCGCGGTTGCGCGCCGGGCTGGCCGCGATGCCGCACGTGAAGATGGTCTCGCCTAACGACCCACGCCTCGCCGCCGGCATCACGACGTTCGGCATCCGTGGGCAGAACGGCCGCGCGCTGCAGGATGCGCTGTGGGCGAAGCGGATTCGCGTGCGGTCGCAGGGAGAGCCGGGCGTTCGACTCTCGGCGCACCTCTACGTGAGCCCCGCCGACGTGGATCGCGTGTTGGAGGTGGTCGCCGGGATGAAGGGATAG